A window of Melopsittacus undulatus isolate bMelUnd1 chromosome 2, bMelUnd1.mat.Z, whole genome shotgun sequence contains these coding sequences:
- the LACC1 gene encoding purine nucleoside phosphorylase LACC1, whose product MVEAVLVDLFSLPANLQNNIQELLCNTVETIEKCSSIPAPFVYVMSCQRQGSERNGEKESLLPALSGFQSLKKRLEMVYAPNTAAALYTIKQSLDEKDLSIIKVILPTLRKDIMKVYIDHLFTAVYQFEFEDLPMAHDCENLKIAETRSERQTLPIHDMALIQSEIQVYLESLPSLKGELTILRSSLIPDDIFLHGFTTRAGGISYIPTLSSCNLFSSSKRRDPQVVVKENLRRLANAAGFNPETFHRVKVDHANAVCIMGKTEPDSYDGIVTNQKGVTIAAPGADCIPVLFADPVRKACGAAHSGWKGTLLGVSMATVNAMVSAYGSNLKDILVVLGPSVGPCCYKLPHESAAEFHRIDPKCVRLFDSANPYIDIRRATRILLERGGILPENIQDDSVTDQNQNITFCTACHPDKFYSHFRDGTNFGTQIGFISVKD is encoded by the exons ATGGTGGAAGCAGTACTGGTAGATCTGTTCAGCCTACCAGCCAACTTGCAGAACAACATCCAAGAACTGCTATGTAACACAGTGGAAACTATTGAGAAATGTTcttccatccctgctccatttGTTTACGTCATGAGTTGCCAGAGGCAAGGAAGTGAAAGGAATGGTGAAAAAGAGTCCTTGCTTCCAGCTCTGAGTGGTTTTCAGAGTCTGAAGAAAAGACTGGAGATGGTATATGCCCCGAATACAGCGGCTGCTTTGTACACCATCAAACAAAGCCTGGATGAAAAAGACCTAAGCATTATTAAAGTTATTCTGCCTACCTTAAGAAAAGACATAATGAAAGTATATATAGATCATCTTTTTACAGCAGTCTACCAGTTTGAATTTGAGGATTTACCCATGGCACATGATTGTGAAAACCTGAAGATAGCTGAAACTCGGAGTGAAAGGCAAACGCTTCCTATACATGACATGGCACTCATCCAAAGCGAGATTCAGGTGTACTTGGAAAGCCTGCCGAGCCTCAAAGGAGAGCTCACCATCCTCAGATCTTCTCTCATTCCAG ATGATATCTTCCTACATGGATTTACCACAAGGGCAGGTGGGATCTCCTACATACCAACTCTAAGCTCCTGCAATCTCTTCAGCAGTTCCAAGCGGAGGGACCCACAAGTTGTTGTTAAAGAAAATCTCCGCCGGCTAGCTAATGCTGCAGGATTTAACCCAGAGACTTTTCACAGAGTCAAG GTTGATCATGCTAATGCTGTGTGCATCATGGGAAAGACCGAGCCTGACAGCTATGATGGAATAGTTACGAATCAGAAAGGTGTTACAATAGCAGCTCCAGGTGCTGATTGCATACCTGTGCTCTTTGCTGATCCTGTCAGGAAAGCCTGCGGTGCTGCTCATTCTG GATGGAAAGGCACACTGTTAGGAGTTTCTATGGCCACAGTGAATGCTATGGTATCTGCATATGGCTCTAACTTGAAAGATATCCTTGTGGTGCTGGGCCCGTCTGTAGGACCTTGCTGCTATAAACTTCCTCACGAGTCAGCGGCAGAATTCCACAGAATTGATCCAAAGTGTGTGAGACTGTTTGACTCTGCAAATCCTTATATTGATATTAGAAGAGCAACACG GATTCTTCTGGAGAGGGGTGGGATTCTTCCTGAGAACATCCAAGATGATTCTGTCACAGACCAGAACCAAAATATCACTTTCTGTACTGCATGCCACCCTGATAAATTTTACTCTCACTTTCGTGATGGGACGAATTTTGGGACACAGATTGGCTTCATATCAGTCAAAGACTGA